From one Microbulbifer sp. A4B17 genomic stretch:
- a CDS encoding F0F1 ATP synthase subunit epsilon, whose amino-acid sequence MAMTVHCDIVSAEQSLFSGLVEMVIVSGIEGELGLSYGHAQLLTALKAGPVRIIKPGGEEEVLFVSGGYAEVQPNMVTILADVAEREIDEDAAQKAREEAEHALHKAPSEVDYARISAQLAEAEARLRTLQAIRKAAGK is encoded by the coding sequence ATGGCCATGACAGTACATTGTGACATTGTCAGCGCCGAGCAGTCTCTCTTCTCCGGACTGGTAGAGATGGTGATTGTGAGTGGTATCGAGGGTGAGCTGGGTCTCTCCTACGGTCACGCCCAGTTGCTCACCGCTCTGAAAGCCGGTCCGGTGCGCATCATCAAGCCCGGTGGTGAAGAGGAAGTACTGTTCGTCAGCGGTGGCTACGCCGAGGTACAACCTAATATGGTGACTATCCTCGCCGATGTAGCCGAACGTGAGATCGATGAAGACGCCGCGCAGAAGGCCCGCGAAGAAGCGGAACATGCCCTGCACAAGGCACCGTCTGAAGTCGACTACGCGCGCATCTCAGCCCAGCTGGCCGAAGCCGAAGCGCGTCTGCGTACCCTGCAGGCAATCCGCAAGGCGGCCGGTAAGTAA